A window of the Helianthus annuus cultivar XRQ/B chromosome 4, HanXRQr2.0-SUNRISE, whole genome shotgun sequence genome harbors these coding sequences:
- the LOC118491615 gene encoding protein PHOSPHATE STARVATION RESPONSE 1-like — translation MTEALRLQIEVQKRRHEQLEIQKNLQMRIEEQGRYLQMMIFEKQCKFGIDAFQPASSTLEKSETELTNEISSSPARTKIEPGPIKVMSPSSEKQEEEREPSESQPSKRAKLNESSSTESS, via the exons ATGACTGAAGCGTTACGTCTACAGATCGAAGTTCAAAAAAGACGACACGAGCAACTTGAG ATTCAAAAGAATCTACAGATGAGAATAGAAGAACAAGGGAGATACCTCCAGATGATGATATTTGAGAAGCAATGCAAGTTTGGCATCGATGCATTCCAACCCGCTTCATCCACCCTAGAGAAATCAGAAACCGAGTTGACGAATGAGATCTCGAGTTCTCCAGCCCGAACCAAAATAGAGCCCGGCCCGATTAAAGTTATGTCACCATCATCAGAGAAGCAAGAGGAAGAACGTGAACCCTCGGAATCACAACCCTCAAAACGCGCTAAATTAAACGAGTCGTCATCAACTGAATCGTCATAA
- the LOC110935213 gene encoding vestitone reductase — translation MEKGIVCVTGGNGFVASWLIKRLLEDGYYVNTTVRSHPDSKKDVSYLTNLPKATENLKIFDADLNKPETFEAAIRGCIGVFHVAHPTLSNDSVEVLTEKTVKGALGILQACVDSKTVKKVVYTSSISAIMFNGKKHTEVIGEESWSDIDFINSRMEFGAWYHISKTMTEKAILEFGEKEGLDVVTIHPTFVHGSFLGPECPKSVRNVMAMIFGDTHLYAMLARAPFVHVDDVASSHIHLFEHPNAVGRYICSKTEVPIEELYKLLSTKYPEYEIPNIDILKPEDAEKMMFPKVSSQKLLGTGFQFKYGIEEMFDDAIDCCKRNNII, via the exons ATGGAGAAAGGAATTGTTTGTGTAACCGGGGGCAATGGGTTTGTAGCATCATGGTTGATCAAGAGGTTGCTTGAAGACGGATATTATGTAAATACTACCGTTAGATCTCATCCAG ACTCAAAGAAAGATGTAAGCTACCTCACAAACTTACCTAAGGCCACAGAGAATCTAAAGATTTTCGATGCCGATTTAAACAAGCCCGAGACCTTTGAGGCAGCAATCAGAGGTTGCATAGGTGTCTTTCATGTCGCGCATCCAACATTAAGTAATGATAGCGTGGAAGTGTTGACCGAAAAAACAGTTAAGGGTGCTTTGGGTATTTTACAAGCATGTGTTGATTCAAAGACGGTGAAGAAAGTTGTGTACACGTCTAGTATATCTGCAATTATGTTTAACGGGAAAAAACATACTGAAGTTATAGGCGAGGAATCTTGGAGCGACATTGATTTTATAAATTCTCGTATGGAATTTGGAGCATGGTATCATATTTCCAAGACAATGACCGAAAAAGCAATTCTTGAGTTTGGCGAGAAAGAAGGATTAGATGTTGTGACGATCCACCCCACGTTTGTTCATGGTTCGTTTCTTGGCCCTGAGTGCCCAAAATCTGTGCGCAACGTAATGGCTATGATCTTTG GTGATACTCACTTGTATGCTATGCTAGCGAGAGCGCCTTTTGTGCATGTTGATGATGTAGCTAGCTCACACATTCATCTTTTTGAGCATCCTAATGCGGTAGGGAGATATATTTGTTCGAAAACTGAAGTACCAATTGAGGAATTGTACAAACTATTATCAACCAAATATCCAGAATATGAAATACCAAATATCGA CATTTTGAAGCCAGAGGACGCTGAGAAAATGATGTTCCCTAAAGTGTCATCACAAAAACTCTTAGGCACTGGATTCCAATTCAAGTATGGGATTGAAGAAATGTTTGATGATGCAATTGATTGTTGTAAACGAAACAATATAATCTAG